The genomic segment CAGGCCTTGAATCTGTTAGTCGTTCAATATCAAAAGGTTTTAAAGAGGGATTTAAAGTATCACTTGGTGCTGTATCCGCAGATATAACATATATAGTAATTATAAACCTAGGTCTTTTTACAATACTTACTAGAAATCCTAAGTTTCACAGTCTATTTTGGATAGTATCTGGTATTGTTTTAATTATATCTAATAAAATATCATTTACAGCTAAAAAACCAGACTTTAACTTAGAAAAATCAATTTATAGACGTTCATCAAATGGTTTTTTAACTGGTTTTTTGATAACGTTTCTCAATCCAACAACTCCATCATTATGGATTGCATTAAGTGGAACCATATTCAATGTTT from the Clostridium beijerinckii genome contains:
- a CDS encoding LysE family translocator, with amino-acid sequence MFSVINILKAILIGFFTGFVASIPLGPSGLESVSRSISKGFKEGFKVSLGAVSADITYIVIINLGLFTILTRNPKFHSLFWIVSGIVLIISNKISFTAKKPDFNLEKSIYRRSSNGFLTGFLITFLNPTTPSLWIALSGTIFNVWRHHGRIYFIFSISSMIIGSITWFCFLNILVSKGFKKFKPDLANNTTKILDYFLFALGIIFIIWGSYKLFF